GTTAGGGAGCTGAAAAGCGTTACCTATCAACCTACAGAAGAGATATTCCCAAATCCTGAGAGAGGTTTTTACAAGTATTCGCTGATAGAGCCGGGTAGTGGGTCAGGAGCATTATCCTTTACACAGGTGTCAAATTACAGAAACAGCGGCATATCTCTCGTAATGCGCTATTTCTATCTGAAGAATTTCAAAGACAAGCCTCTCTCATCCGATGCGCTGAAAGAAATAGATAATGACTTTGAGACTACAAGAAGAGCAGGGATCAAAATAATTCCTCGTTTTGCTTATTCTCAGGCACAGGATGAACCAGATGCGTCGCTCGAAATAATTATACAGCACCTCGATCAACTGAAACCGATATTTGAAAAAAATAGTGATGTAATTGCCACTGTTCAGGCAGGCTTTATTGGGTCCTGGGGCGAATGGTACTATTCAACGAATGATCTTTATAATGCAAATTCCAGACGAGAAGTAATAAAAAAGCTGCTTCAGGTAGTACCAAAAAACAGAACCATTCAGGTACGCACCCCTGCATACAAACAGGAGTACTTTAATCGAAAATCTGCTCTGACTCTGGAAGAGGCATTCACAGGATCAGATATCTCAAGGGTTGGACATCATAACGATTGCTTTCTGGCTAGTTCAACCGATTATGGAACATATGAGAATCCTGTAGTGGATAAAGCTTTTCTTAACAATGAGTGTCTTTATGTACCTATAGGTGGAGAAACATGCCCACCTGATGGTGTTGACCCTGCTACTTCCACAAAGGCTCAAAATGATATGCGTTATCTAAGATGGACATACCTTAATGAAGATTATTACAAAGGTGTGAATAATACCTGGATTACAGATGGAGGAATGGATAATATAAAAAGAGAGTTGGGATATCGTTTTCAACTTTCATCGGGAGAATATACCAATAATGTTAAGCCGGGTGGGCTTTTCAAATCTCGTATATCGATTAAAAACCTGGGTTATGCTCCACTATATAATCCACGTTTAGTAGAACTTATTCTTCAGAACGTTGAATCGGGTGAGAAGTATAAGATTCAGCTTGATGTTGAACCTCGTTTCTGGCATCCGCTGGAGAATGTAATAATTGAAGAAGAGGTAGGTTTGCCTATTAATATTCCCCAGGGAGATTATAAACTATACCTTCATCTGCCGGACCCTGAACCTGCGCTTTATGGAAAACCTGCCTATTCCATACGATTGGCCAATGATAACGTTTGGGAAGCTTCCACCGGTTACAACAATCTGAATATTACAATCAATGTTTCATCAGAAAATATGAGCGAGAATTATTCCGGAGAAAAGATTTTTGAAAAAATATAATAATCATACTTTTAAACAATTATGCTAAAAAGAATTCTAAGTTTATCGATGTTGGCAAAGACTACTACATTGCTGATGTTAACATCGATGTTAATTTTTTGTACCTCAGCAAACCAGACAGACTACAACCAGATAATAGAAATTGAGGAGAATGAGTTATGGTATGGAGCAGCTGTTAATGAGGGTGAGAAAATGCCATTCGAAAAAGGTTATAAAGCCAATCTTAATGGTAATGCCTATGGGAATCAGGCTTCACCACTATTGATCTCCAATAAAGGAAGGTATATTTGGTCAGAAGCTCCTTTCGCTTTCGAATTTAGGGAAAAACATATAGTTATAAGTGAAAATAGTGAACCAATTCACCTTGAAAAAAATGGTAATACATTAAAAGAGGGCTATCTGGGAGCATCAGGCAAATATTTCCCCCCAAAAAATAAACTTCCGGAAATGCTACTTTTTACCAGTCCTCAATATAACACATGGATTGAACTCATTTATAATCAAAATCAAAAGGATATTCTTGATTATGCACATCAGATAATTGATAATGGATTCCCTCCAGGTGTACTTATGATAGATGATAACTGGGCACCATACTATGGCCGGTTCGAATTCAGAAAAGATCGCTTTCCCGATGCCAAAGCTATGGTGGACGAACTGCACAGTCTTGGATTCAAGGTTATGATCTGGATATGCCCATTTATTCGACCTGACTCTGAAGAGGCACGTTTCTTGATGAAAAACAAATGGGTACTTATGGACAATATGGGTAACATAGATTTAAGCTGGGATAAGGCAACAAAGCCGGCCATTGTTGAATGGTGGAATGGATTTAGTATGGTGATGGATTTCACTAATCCCGAAGCACTCGGATGGTTTCAAGAGCAGCTCGATTTCATGATGTTGGAGTATGGTATAGATGGATTCAAGCTCGATGCAGGAGATCCGGAGTATTATACACACAATGTTTTATCATATAAAAATGTCACTTCAAATGAGCATGCACGACTATGGGGAGAATTGGGGCTGAAATACCCTCTCAATGAATATCGAGCAATGTGGAAAATGGGTAATGAACCACTGGTTGAGCGACTTCGTGATAAGCATCATACATGGGAGGATTTACAGTTATTAATTCCACATATCACAACTGCAGGATTGCTGGGCTACTCATACTCCTGTCCTGATATGATAGGTGGAGGTGATTACAGTTCATTTATCGATGTTGACTCGGATAAGCTGGATCCTAAACTAATTGTACGATCTGCACAATGCCATGCCTTGATGCCAATGATGCAGTTCTCAGTAGCTCCATGGCGAATACTTGACGATGTTCATTTTCGTGCGGTCAAAAAAGCTGTTGAGTTGCGACAGAAATTTGTTCCTGAAATAGTCAAATTGGCCGAGGAGAGTGCAAAAACCGGCCTCCCAATAGTCTCCAATATGGAGTTTATGTTTCCTGATCAAGGATTTGGTGATTGCAAGGATCAGTTCATGTTAGGTCAGAATTTTCTTGTTGCCCCAATAATTACCACAGAAGATAGCAGAGAAGTGAGATTACCAGAGGGTAATTGGGTTGATGCCAATGGAGATATAATTGAAGGAGGACAGACTCTCTCTTTTGATGTTCCATTAGATCAATTGCTGTGGTTTAGAAAGCTTTAAGTCATTACTTTTTATTCATAAACAGAACAATCAATCACATCATTCATGTCTTAGTGAAAGAGTGGTGTGATTGTTTTTTCTGATTTTATAAATAAAAAATGCCAAAAAGGTTTGTTGTTAAAAGAATAAGTTGTACTTTTGCATCCGCATTCAGATATTTCTGATGCGTTTTTTATTGAAAGTCTCGGGGTGTAGCACAGTCCGGTTAGTGTACCTGGTTTGGGACCAGGGGGTCGCGAGTTCGAATCCCGCCACCCCGACTTGAAAATCAAGGAGTTATATCGAAAGATATAACTCCTTTTTTGTTTAACTACAACATAACTACAACATTTCAAATATTTGTGCTAAATATTTCGGATTACTTTAAATCTTTAGGCATGGTTCGACTTATGTGTGGTAAAACAACTTGTGATGTTTGAAGAAATAATTTTAAAATAAAGTTGTTTTTGTATAAATTTACAGTTTCAGTTTAAGGCTCTAATAAACCATGCTGTTAATTATTTTTAGGCAAGGTCTGTTAAATTCGAAAAATATATTTGTCAGACATAATTTATACCATCATGAAAAAAATATTTCTCTTCTCAATTACTCTATTTTCAGTTTTGATTTTTTTCTCTTGTAAAACAGAAAACTCCAAATCTAAGGCGAAAAGCATTACCAGTTCAAGTGAGATAGAAATTAGTAAAACCGAGCTGCTAAATAAAATAAAAGGTGGTTGGGCTGGTCAGGTAATAGGATGTACATATGGGGGACCAACTGAATTCAAGTGGAATGGTACAATGATTGATGACCATATTCCTATACCGTGGGATGATACAAGAATGCTTTGGTATTATGAGATTTCACCTGGTTTGTATGATGATGTATATATGGACTTGACTTTTGTTGATGTTTTCCGGAAATATGGTATTGATGCGCCTGACTCATTACACGCTATTGCATTTGCTAATGCTGAATATCCTTTGTGGCATGCAAATCAGGCAGCCCGCTATAATATATTGAATGGTATAATGCCTCCAGAATCAGGGTATTGGAAGAATAATCCCCACGCAGATGATATAGATTTTCAGATTGAGGCAGATTTTGCCGGACTTATGTCTCCGGGAATGGTAAATTCCGCAGTTGAAATATGTAACAGAATAGGCAGAATCATGAACTATGGAGATGGTCTTTATGGTGGTATGTATGTTGCTGCTATGTACTCCTTAGCTTTTGTTTATGATGATATTGAATTTATTGTAGAGGAGGCATTGAAAGTGATACCGGAGCAAAGTGATTTTTATCAATGCATCTATGATGTTATAAAATCATATAAAAGCAATCCTGATGATTGGAAATTTGCATGGTTTGAAGCTCAAAAGAGATGGACACATGACATAGGTTGCCCTGATGGAGTTTTTATGCCATTTAATATTGATGCTAAAATTAATGCTGCATATATAGTAATTGGATTATTATATGGGAAAGGTGATTATGGTGCAACAATTGATATTAGTACAAGATGTGGTTATGATTCCGACTGTAATCCAGCAAATGCTGCGGGAATTTTGGGAACAATGATTGGATATGATGCAATACCTGAATATTGGAAGTTAGGTTTAGATAAAGTGGAGGATTTGAATTTTCAGTTCATCGAAATGTCTCTTAATAAAGTCTATGAAGAGGGTATGAGTCAAGCCATTGAAATAATAAAAAGAAATGGTGGAGAAGAAACTGATAAAGATGTAATAATTAAATATCAGTCGCCTGAAACAGTTCCTCTCGAAGTGGGGTTTGAGGGGGTATATCCTATTGAGAGAGCAGGTTTAAATAAAAGATTAAGTCAGACACAAAAAGAAATAGATATCAATTTTAATGGCTCGGCATTTGTTCTGACCGGATATGCATCTTATGAAGGGAAGCAGGAGGATGCTGTTCTTGAGTTCGAGCTTTATATCGATGATGCTTTAACTGAAACAATAAAAATGCCCACACTATCTTTGATTCGCCGTCATGAGGTAGTATGGAGTTATGACCTGACCGAGGGTGAACACAAGATCACGTTAAAAGCAAAATATATACCGGATAATTATTATGTAAATGTCAGAGATTTAATTACATACTCTATTAATAAGTCTGAAGCAAATGTCTATTTTTGAATCTCCGCAAAATCTTCCAGATTCTCATCAACATACTGAGCAACAATAGCTATTTCTTCTTCCTCAATATAGAAGTATTTTTCTTCTAGCTCATCAAACTGTTCGAATTCTGTATACATAGCCATGAATTCCTCTTCAGTTGTTTCTCTCTCAAGTTCTTCACGGTGGGCATCATAAATATCCTTGGCTTTATACAGAATCTTAGATAAGCCTTTGGCTCCCATCAGTTTCAGGGATTTAGCGGTTGGATTATCAAGTACATATCCACCGTAGCCGTTTTGTATGAGTTGAACAAAACCGCCTTCGTTTATCTCTTCAGAGAAAAACCTCAGCGCAATTAGTGTGTGCTGATAGCCGTTTAGCTTGTCAATATTTTCGCTTGTAATATCACCTCCTAATTCTTCGAGGTAAGCATCTGTGAATACTTTAAGGAACTCATCCATTCCCTTTTCGGCGGCTTCAATTATTTTTGATTCTGCAATTTGTACCATAAGGCTTTGTCTTGTTTGTTGATAGAGTGAGCAAATGTAACTGTTTTTCCTCAAATCTCCTTTTTACTATCGGGTTATTATGGATAAAATCACTACATTTGTGATAAATAACCTTTTGATTGTTTTTAAACTTTTAAATGTAACTTTTATATGAAGGTAAAACCTTTCAGGGGTGTGCGTCCCCCAAAAGCATTGGTGAAGGATGTTGCATCACGTCCTTATGATGTTCTTAATTCCGATGAGGCTAGAAAAGAGGCTGAGGGGAACGAAAAATCACTGTATCATATCATTAAGCCGGAGATAGATTTTCCGGTAGGGAAAGATGAACATGATGCTGATGTTTATGAGAAGGCAGCAGAAAATTTTGCTAAGTTTATTGATAACGGATGGCTGGTTCAGGACGAAAAGGAGATGTATTATGTGTATGCTCAGACCATGAATGGCAAAACACAATACGGACTCGTGCTTGGTGCTTCTGTTGAAGATTATATGACTGGTGCTATCAAAAAACATGAGCTAACTCGTCGCGATAAGGAAGAGGATCGTATGAAGCATGTAAGAATTACTGATGCTAACGTGGAACCGGTATTCTTCTCTTATCCTGATAATGATGAGATCAATGCAATTGTTGAAAAGGTGATTTCGGGCAAGGCTGAGTATGATTTCGTCTCTGTTGATGGAGTGGGGCATCACTTCTGGCTGGTTAAGGATGATAATGATATCAAGAGGATAACTGATATATTTGAAACAATTCCGGCACTATATATTGCTGACGGTCACCACAGATCTGCTGCAGCAGCGCTTGTGGGAGCAGAGAAAGCTAAAAATAATCCGGATCACAAGGGTGATGAGGAATATAACTATTTTATGGCTGTATGTTTCCCTGATAGTCAACTTACAATTATCGATTATAATCGTGTTGTAAAAGATCTGAATGGTTTGACTCCTGACGAATTTATAAGTAAACTGGAAAGAAATTTTATAGTCGAACCAACTGGTTCTGAAATTCAAAGACCAAAAAATCTGCATAACTTCTCAATTTATCTTGATGGCAGGTCATTTAGTGTAACTGCAAAACCCGGTACATTTGATGATAATGATCCAATAGGGCAGCTGGATGTAACTATAACTTCCAATTTGATACTTGATGAAATTCTGGGTATTAAAGATTTGAGAAGCGATAAAAGAATTGACTTTGTTGGTGGAATCAGAGGATTAGGTGAATTGAAAGAGAGAGTCGACAGCGGTGAGATGGCTCTTGCATTAGCTCTTTACCCTGTCTCCATGAAACAGCTGATGGATATTGCGGATACAGGAAATATCATGCCTCCAAAGACCACCTGGTTTGAACCTAAACTACGTTCGGGTCTGGTTATACATTTACTCGAAGATTAATATACTTACAGATAATAATTATTGTCGCCGGTATAATTAATTTATTGCCGGCGACTATATTTAATACCTTAATTCTATTGTAATAAGAAACATTTATTTTAATTTTGTAGATAATAACCCTTTTTTATATCAATTTAAAAGTAGTGTATGGCACATCATGATTTAGACGAACTGGATGAGAAGATTCTCAAAATGATAGTAGATAATGCACGTATTCCATTTTTGGAGGTGGCACGTGCTTGTAATGTTTCGGGTGCAGCCATTCATCAGAGGGTTCAGAAACTTACAAATCTTGGTGTTATCAAGGGGTCTGAATATATTATTGAGGCGGAAAAGCTTGGTTTCGAGACTTGCGCTTTTATAGGTATATTTTTGACATCTCCTTCTACATTCGATTATGTTGTAAAAGAGCTTGAAAAAATCCCAGAAGTGGTAGAGTGCTACTACACTACCGGGCAATATGATTTACTGATAAAAGTTTACGCTAAGAATAATAAAGATCTGCTCCGTATCATTCACAACGAGTTACAACCTCTTGGATTGTCTAGGACAGAAACTTTAATAAGT
This window of the Lascolabacillus massiliensis genome carries:
- a CDS encoding Lrp/AsnC ligand binding domain-containing protein, producing MAHHDLDELDEKILKMIVDNARIPFLEVARACNVSGAAIHQRVQKLTNLGVIKGSEYIIEAEKLGFETCAFIGIFLTSPSTFDYVVKELEKIPEVVECYYTTGQYDLLIKVYAKNNKDLLRIIHNELQPLGLSRTETLISFKDAFRKKFPIRIVERND
- a CDS encoding DMP19 family protein; translated protein: MVQIAESKIIEAAEKGMDEFLKVFTDAYLEELGGDITSENIDKLNGYQHTLIALRFFSEEINEGGFVQLIQNGYGGYVLDNPTAKSLKLMGAKGLSKILYKAKDIYDAHREELERETTEEEFMAMYTEFEQFDELEEKYFYIEEEEIAIVAQYVDENLEDFAEIQK
- a CDS encoding DUF1015 domain-containing protein, with the translated sequence MKVKPFRGVRPPKALVKDVASRPYDVLNSDEARKEAEGNEKSLYHIIKPEIDFPVGKDEHDADVYEKAAENFAKFIDNGWLVQDEKEMYYVYAQTMNGKTQYGLVLGASVEDYMTGAIKKHELTRRDKEEDRMKHVRITDANVEPVFFSYPDNDEINAIVEKVISGKAEYDFVSVDGVGHHFWLVKDDNDIKRITDIFETIPALYIADGHHRSAAAALVGAEKAKNNPDHKGDEEYNYFMAVCFPDSQLTIIDYNRVVKDLNGLTPDEFISKLERNFIVEPTGSEIQRPKNLHNFSIYLDGRSFSVTAKPGTFDDNDPIGQLDVTITSNLILDEILGIKDLRSDKRIDFVGGIRGLGELKERVDSGEMALALALYPVSMKQLMDIADTGNIMPPKTTWFEPKLRSGLVIHLLED
- a CDS encoding DUF4832 domain-containing protein — its product is MTMNVLLITLSCLLAVTSCKEDDKKIVVRELKSVTYQPTEEIFPNPERGFYKYSLIEPGSGSGALSFTQVSNYRNSGISLVMRYFYLKNFKDKPLSSDALKEIDNDFETTRRAGIKIIPRFAYSQAQDEPDASLEIIIQHLDQLKPIFEKNSDVIATVQAGFIGSWGEWYYSTNDLYNANSRREVIKKLLQVVPKNRTIQVRTPAYKQEYFNRKSALTLEEAFTGSDISRVGHHNDCFLASSTDYGTYENPVVDKAFLNNECLYVPIGGETCPPDGVDPATSTKAQNDMRYLRWTYLNEDYYKGVNNTWITDGGMDNIKRELGYRFQLSSGEYTNNVKPGGLFKSRISIKNLGYAPLYNPRLVELILQNVESGEKYKIQLDVEPRFWHPLENVIIEEEVGLPINIPQGDYKLYLHLPDPEPALYGKPAYSIRLANDNVWEASTGYNNLNITINVSSENMSENYSGEKIFEKI
- a CDS encoding glycoside hydrolase family 31 protein is translated as MLKRILSLSMLAKTTTLLMLTSMLIFCTSANQTDYNQIIEIEENELWYGAAVNEGEKMPFEKGYKANLNGNAYGNQASPLLISNKGRYIWSEAPFAFEFREKHIVISENSEPIHLEKNGNTLKEGYLGASGKYFPPKNKLPEMLLFTSPQYNTWIELIYNQNQKDILDYAHQIIDNGFPPGVLMIDDNWAPYYGRFEFRKDRFPDAKAMVDELHSLGFKVMIWICPFIRPDSEEARFLMKNKWVLMDNMGNIDLSWDKATKPAIVEWWNGFSMVMDFTNPEALGWFQEQLDFMMLEYGIDGFKLDAGDPEYYTHNVLSYKNVTSNEHARLWGELGLKYPLNEYRAMWKMGNEPLVERLRDKHHTWEDLQLLIPHITTAGLLGYSYSCPDMIGGGDYSSFIDVDSDKLDPKLIVRSAQCHALMPMMQFSVAPWRILDDVHFRAVKKAVELRQKFVPEIVKLAEESAKTGLPIVSNMEFMFPDQGFGDCKDQFMLGQNFLVAPIITTEDSREVRLPEGNWVDANGDIIEGGQTLSFDVPLDQLLWFRKL
- a CDS encoding ADP-ribosylglycohydrolase family protein — translated: MKKIFLFSITLFSVLIFFSCKTENSKSKAKSITSSSEIEISKTELLNKIKGGWAGQVIGCTYGGPTEFKWNGTMIDDHIPIPWDDTRMLWYYEISPGLYDDVYMDLTFVDVFRKYGIDAPDSLHAIAFANAEYPLWHANQAARYNILNGIMPPESGYWKNNPHADDIDFQIEADFAGLMSPGMVNSAVEICNRIGRIMNYGDGLYGGMYVAAMYSLAFVYDDIEFIVEEALKVIPEQSDFYQCIYDVIKSYKSNPDDWKFAWFEAQKRWTHDIGCPDGVFMPFNIDAKINAAYIVIGLLYGKGDYGATIDISTRCGYDSDCNPANAAGILGTMIGYDAIPEYWKLGLDKVEDLNFQFIEMSLNKVYEEGMSQAIEIIKRNGGEETDKDVIIKYQSPETVPLEVGFEGVYPIERAGLNKRLSQTQKEIDINFNGSAFVLTGYASYEGKQEDAVLEFELYIDDALTETIKMPTLSLIRRHEVVWSYDLTEGEHKITLKAKYIPDNYYVNVRDLITYSINKSEANVYF